The following is a genomic window from Planctomycetia bacterium.
CTCTCAGTGTCGATCCGGTTCTCCAGAACCTGGATGACATGAATCTGCGGCGGATTCGACTCGGTCGCGCCCACCGGACAGGGAATTGCGAACGCTTCGGGCGTCAACGCATGAACACGAATCGTGTCCCTGCCCACGTCCTCCGCGAGCGACGCCGCCTCCGCAACAAGGCTCCGACCGTCCTCCGCCACGAGTCGGCCGCGATGGTAGGTCTGCAAAACACGTAACGATTTCAAGTCTTCGACGATCGCCAAATCGGCGTAGTAGCCGGGAAGCACGGCTCCCATCTGGCGCAGGTTGAAGTAGCGCGCCGCGTTGTACGTCCCGAGACGAACCGCCGAGATCGGATCGAGTCCCAGCCCAATCGCCTTGCGAATCATGTGGTCGATTTGCCCTTCGTCGAGCAACTGGCGGACATCCTTATCGTCCGTGCAGAACATGAAGCGATCGGCGGTCTCCGGCGTTACCGATGAAAGGAGCGATTCGAGATTGCGCGTCTGCGAACCTTCTCGAATCATGACGTGCAATCCGCTGCGGAGCTTGGCCCGTGCCTCTTCGGCGGTGATGCATTCGTGGTCGCTCATGATGCCCGACACCGCGTAAGCCGTCAGCTCGCGGCCATTCACCGACGGTGCATGACCGTCGATAATTCCCGTCTCGATCATTGAGATTTTGCGCAGTACGTCCGCCTGTGCCGCGATGACCCCCGGGTAATTCATCATCTCCGCCAAACCAAGCACGCGCGGATGATTCACCAGTTGACGAAGATCATCGGCCGTAAGATTCGCGCCCGCCGTCTCCAGATAACTTGCCGGCACGCACGAACTCAGCGTCACGAACACTTCGATCGGAACGCGGCCCGCCCACGAAAGCACCGTTTCAATCCCTCGAATACCCATGACGTTTGCGAACTCGTGAGGATCGGCTACGACCGCCGTCGTGCCGTGAGCCGAGACGATGCCGGCAAACTGCGGAACGAAAAGCAGCGAGGACTCGATATGCACGTGGGCGTCGATCAGCCCCGGACAGACGAATCTGCCCTTCAGATCGATGACTCTTTCCGCGTCGTAATCGCCGATTCCGACGATCCGGTCGCCCGCGATGGCCAGCGACCCACGCTCGATTTCGTGTGAAATCACGTTGACGATGGAGGCGTTCGTAAAGACCAGATCGGCGGGGGCTCGCCCCGCAGCGACGTCAATCAGATGGGCAAGCCGATTATCGGACAAGTCGACAACTCCAAGTGCTATCACAGTTTATAACGCCTGGAGGTCCGTTTTGCCAACGCCGAAGCCCGCCACTAACATCTCCTTCTCTGGTGGGTTGCCGGGCCGGATAAACTTGGTATGATTTGGGGTTCTCCGCAGCTTTTGCTGGGAGCGGCCGTTCGCGTCGCAGGACGTGGCTGTGCAACGGGTTATGTCAGAATCGGAATTATCGAGGCGCATATGGCGGTAACGTTGAGGTTGGTGAGAGTCGGTCGTCGCAATCGGGCATTTTTTCGTCTCCGAGTGTCGGATTCCCGCCATGCCTGCAGCGGCAGGTTCATTGAGGAGTTGGGCTTCGTCGATCCCATTGAGCCCGATGCTGCAAAGCAGGTCGTCCTGAAGAAGGATCGAATCGAGCACTGGCTCAGCAAGGGTGCAACAACTTCGCCGACCGTGCGGGCGCTCTTCAAGAAGAACGGAGTCGAGACACCGGCCAAGGCTTAAGTCCCCGTGCTGGTATTGGATCCGCCGCAGCTTCTGGATTTGGAAGTGTAGCCATGCGGATCGATGTTCTGACGCTTTTTCCAGAGGCTTGCAGGCCTTTTTTTTCCGCCAGTGTCCTGGGTCGGGCGTGTGAAGCAGGATTAGTGACAATCGAGTGTCACAACATTCGTGATTACACCAGCGACCCGCATAAGAAAGTGGACGACAGGCCCTTTGGCGGCGGGCCCGGCATGGTGATGATGTGTCAGCCGGTCCTCGACGCGATCGAGGCCGTGACCAAGTTGTCGCCCGAGCCGCCCCAGGTTGTCCTCCTGACGCCGCAAGGCAAGCGGCTCGATCAGAAGTTTGCCAGAGAGTTATCCGGCGCAGGTCGATTGATCCTTGTCGCCGGTCATTACGAAGGGTTTGACGAGAGAATCAGGCTGCTGCTCTCCCCTTTGGAGATTTCCATCGGGGATTACGTCCTGTCCGGCGGCGAAGCAGCAGCCATGGTGGTGGTGGATGCAGTCGTCCGGCTTGTTCCGGGCGCCCTGGGTCACGATCAGTCGGCTGTGGAAGAGTCGTTTTCCGTGCCTCATCCCGATGAGCGCGAAAACGGTCCCGAAGCCGGTGGTCCGAGCCTGCTCGAGTATCCGCACTACACCCGGCCGCGGGAGTATCGCGGCCTGACGGTCCCGGACGTGCTGGTCAGTGGTGACCACGAAAAAGTAAGAGCATGGCGGCTCGCCGAGGCGTTAAGGCGGACCGCCCAGCGCCGGCCGGACTTACTGAATGGTTCCGGCGGCAGGCAACCGAGAGACTAATCGCCGAATTGGATTACGGCAGGAGACTTACGATGCGTCACAAATTAATCGAAGCCGTTGAGCAGGGTTCTTTGAAGAAGGACCCGCCCCAGTTCGAAATCGGCGACACAGTTTCCGTCGGCGTGCGCATCGTTGAAGGCACCAAGGAGCGCACCCAGCCCTTCATCGGCGTCGTCATCGCCCGGCAGGGTCGGGGTATGAATGAGACCTTCACCGTTCGGCGCATCGTGAATAACGAAGGCGTCGAGCGCATCTTCCCGCTCCAGTCGCCGCGCATCGTGGGAGTTGAAGTGACTCGCCATGGCAAGACCCGCCGCGGCAAGCTCTACTACCTGCGCAATCGAGTCGGCAAGGCCCGCAAGCTCCGCGAGCGCGTCTCCGCCGGCCACGGCAGCGACACGGCAGCCGCAGGCGCCGCCGCCGGACCGGCCCCAAAGTCTTCGACCCGCGAAACCGAAGTGGCCGTCACCGTTTGACGCAGTAGTCCCACGGCTCCTATTCAGACCATGTCCAACTCGAAAAAGAGTCTGGGCGCCGCCGGTGAAAAAGCCGCAGAGAAATTCCTCCGCGCCGCCGGCTTCCGAGTACTTTCCAGAAACTACACCTGCCCCGCCGGCGAGCTCGACCTTATCTGCCTCGACGGATCGACCATCGTCTTTGTCGAGGTGAAGACGCGCGCCAGCGACGACCTCGCCGACCCCGAAACAAACATCACGCCCGCCAAGATGCGAAAGCTCACGCAGGTTGCCCGCGCCTGGCTGACCGCGCATCGCAATCCTGATTGTTCTTACCGATTCGACGCCGTCAGCGTCGTGCTCGGCTCCGATCGGGAACCCGCCTGTCGGCATATCGTCGAGGCCTTCATTCCCTCGCGATAGCGTGCTTCCCTGTGGATGAGCAATACCTCGCCTTACTGCGAGTTCTTTTCGATGTTGAATTTCTTAACCCGGTAGCGGAGGTTGTCGCGGCTGATGCCCAGACTGCGCGCCGCCTTCGACTGGTTCCAGCCGTTCTCGCGCAGCGCCTTGACGATCAGTGCCTTCTCATATCCCCAAAGCGACGACTCGCACTTGGGCGTCTCAGCCATCGGCTCATCACCGATGATCTCTCTCGGCAGGTGCGCCGGCACAAGCGTCGCCCCGTCCGCCAAAAGAACCGAGCGCTCGATGACGTTTTGAAGTTCCCGAATGTTGCCCGGCCATCGATAACTCGCCAAAAGGGCCATCGCCTCGTCGCTGACCGTCGGCTTCATGCACCCCAGATGCACGCACGATACCTGAATGAAGTGATCCACCAACAGCGGAATATCCTCGCGTCGGGCACGCAACGGCGGCAGATTGATCGGGAACACATTGAGCCGGTAGTACAGGTCCTCACGAAAAGTGCCGGCCTCCATCGCCTCGCGCAGATTGCGATTCGTCGCGGCGATGATTCGCACATCCGTGCTGATCGTCTTGGTGCCGCCGACACGGACGAACTCCCGCTCCTGAAGCACGCGGAGCAGCTTCACCTGCGTGCTCATGGAGATGTCGCCGATCTCATCGAGAAACAGCGAGCCGCCGTCCGCCAATTCAAATCGGCCCATCTTTTCGGCGTGCGCCCCGGTGAATGCTCCCTTCTCGTGACCGAACAGCTCACTCTCGAGGAGCGTCTCAGGAAGTGCGGCACAGTTGATCGCGATGAACGGCCGCTCCGACCTGGGACTCGCCGCGTGCACCTGCCGGGCCGTCACTTCCTTGCCGGTGCCGGTCTCGCCGAGCAGCAGAACCGTCGCGTTACTCCCGGCAACGCGGTTGACCATGTCAGTTACTTGTTTGAGCGACGCGGAATTGCCGATGATCGGCGACGAGACTTTCAGTGTTTCCTTGAGGCCCCGGTTCTCCTTCACCACCTGCTGGTGCTGCGAGGCATTGTAGGCCCCGCTCGCCGCGAGGTTCGCGAATACCTGAAGCAGTGCGAGGTCTTCATCGTCGAAGTGCGTTCCGCCGAGTTTGTTGAGCACCTCGACGACGCCGATGACGTCGCCTTTCCAGATGAGCGGCGCCGCAATCAGTCCGCGCGTCTGAAAACTGCTCTTCGCATCGATACCGCGAAAGAAATCCCGATGGTCGCGAACGTCGCTGACAACAACCGGCTTGCCCGTCATTGCCACTTTGCCGGCGATGCCCAGCCCTGCGTCGAACTCCTCGCCGATCAGCGAAGGCCCCCGGTCCCCCACCGCCGCCATGAACACGAGTCGATTGCGCCGCTTGTCGAGGAGCAGCACGCTCGACGCCTCGGAGCGGAGCACGACGGCCGCCTTGTGGGCCACGGCCTGGAGCACCTCGGCGAGATTCAGGGAGGCATTGATGGCGGCGGAGGCCTCTACCAACGCCGACGTCATGCGCGGAGACAACGAGCGATAGCTGGCGGAATCCTGAAGGCTCACAGGTTTGGGTACCGATCCGGAGCGGACCAATTCGTCGGGAGATTTATGGTCCCGTAACCATTGCCCAGGCGTCTCGGAACAACCCAGTCCCGGACCCGTCTGGACGCTAACTTCTGTTGAGAACGATATTTTTGACGGGTGGGTGTGTCAAGGGTAAATTCACCCAACCTTGTGACGGACCGGACTTTCTGACATATCCGGGGCCAGATCGAACCCCAGCCGGCATCCCGGCGTAATAGAGGCAGTTTCGCAGTGTCCCGACGAGAAGATCGGTCCAGCATGGCGTCGGATGAGCATCTGCTGGTCGAATTCTTGGCAGGCGATGAGGACGCGTTTCAGACGCTGGTCGAGCGCCACAGCGAGGAGCTTTACCGGTTCATCGGCCGCTTCATCCGGGATGGTGCCGCTGCCGAGGACATTGCACAAGAGACGTTTATTCAAGTGTTCCATTCAGCGGCGGGCTTCGATCCGTCGCGTCGCCTACGGCCGTGGCTCTATACGATCGCGGCCAACAAGGCTCGGGACTACTTGCGATCGAGGGTGAGAAAGAAGGAACTCCCGCTTTCGACCGGAGCAAGCTCCGGTGATTCTGACCAGGTGAGCTATCTGGATTTCTTCTCGGACGACTCATTGTCGCCCGGGGAAGTTCTCGAAGAGCGGGAGACAAGGCAGCGGGTGCAGGAAGTGGTTTCACGAATGCCGGACAATCTCCGCGAGGTGCTGATTCTGGGGTATTATCAGCGCTTCCCCTACAAGGAGATTGCGGACATTCTCTCCATCCCGCTCGGGACCGTAAAAAGCCGTCTTCACGCCGCCGTGACCCATTTTTCCGCCGCTTATAAGAAGTTTGAACAGGAATCGTCGCCGACTCGTAAAGAGAGATAGGCAGCGTCTTGGAGTGGAGCCTTAGTTGAACGGACGACAGCCGACCATGAACAATAAGCCACACGACCCCCAATTGCAGAGCCTCCTTTTGGGCTATCACCTCGGCCTGACCGACGCACAAGATAGTGCGATGGTTGAGTCCGCATTCCCCGACTCCGCCGAGCGCGCCGAGGCGACGCGCCGCATCCAACAGATTCTCAGCCCCCTTGACCAGTACGAGCTGCCGCCCGCGCGGAGCGATCTCGCATCCCGCATCATGGCGGCGGTCGACGCCGAGCGCGGCATTCTCAAGTTCCCGACGAGCTCTTCGAAAGCGCTGCCTACCGAGGCCGAGATGGGCCCGGGCGCTGGGCCCGTCCTGCCGCTGCGCGAACTGATCGGCCTTGCCGCGGCGGTCCTGCTTTTTGTCGGCATTCTTGTGCCCGGCTACCGGACGGCGCGAAACTCGTCGCAGCGTGCGATCTGCGCGGACAACATGCGACAATTGGGCGTGGGCTACCAGGGCTACGCCGAGGCCAACTCCGCATTCTTCCCGTTCGTCGCCGCGGCCCCGCAGGGGGCATCGTGGGTACCGACGCAGCAAGGCGACGTCCAGCCGTTCAGCAACTCGCAGCACGCATGGCTCCTTGTTAAGCACCGATATGCACCGTCCAGCGCCTTCGTTTGTCCGAGTCGCCCTTCCGACAGCCCGATGACCGCCGAGGACGTCGCAAACAGGAATGACTTCCCCAGCGTGTACAACAACAGCTACACGACCAACCTGATGACCGCTGCCCGGGCACAGCAGGAGTTCCAGCCCGCCAATCCGCTTGCCGCCGACATGACCCCCCTCCTCGATCAGGATCGCAATCTCATCTCCGACGGACACATTCCACTTAATTCCGCCAGCCACGGCAATTCGCGGGGCCAAAACGTCCTGCGGGCGAATCTCGGCGTCAACTGGTCCACGACGCCCAACGTCGGCGTGGACAGCGACGACATCTACCGGGTCATCGGCATCAAGCGCTACACCGGCCAGGAGCGGCCGCAACTGCGCAGCGACGCGTTCCTCGTTCCCTGATATTTCGAACTGGTTCATTTCACGTCCAAAGCAGATCGTACTCAGTTCTTTCATTGCGCGGACTGGACATCGCCTTCCAACCATCAGAAGCGCGGGCCAAACGCAAAAATCCAAGGTGACACAAAGTGACACACGCCTGGCGTTGACGCTCGCAAGTCGTGTGGCGGTCATGGGTTGGGGCGAGGCGCGATTTGCGATGTTTTTTGGGCTTTCGTAAGGCGCGGCTTTTTCCACGCATGTTGCGGTACGAAGTGTGGGAGCCGCCCTCCATGACTCGCGATTGAGATCGGCGGTTGGTGTTGAGCGCGATCGGAAATTCCGCGTTTCTGGTACCGCTTGCTGACGCGCGCGGCTCGGATCGGGGGCTGCGGGACACGCGCAAGTCTTGCAAAGTCGAAGGTGACATAAGGTGACACACGCGATTTTTTTCGCTTGCAAGTGTTGTGGCGGTCATGTGTTGGGGCAAGTCGCATTTTGGGTGGTTTTTGGGGAGCAAACGTCGAAAAGCCGAAATGTCGAAATTCCGCAGACCCGGGGACCTGAGGCGCGAGGCTGTAGGCGGTAGGTTTTAGGCTGTAGGTTTGGAGGTTGAGGCTTGCGGTTGGGATTGTCGGTACCGGTGACATCGGGCGCTACCTCGCGGGGCGTGGGTGGATTGATCTCCATCAGTGAATCCTTGCTCCCCGTGCGCGCCTTGAATGGTGTATTGGTCGTGGTTCAGGGCGCACGAGGTGTGCATTCGCCGGGCAGGGCGCACTCTATCTAGGCATTCGCCCTGTAGTGGATCGAAATAATGGCGCTTGTATTCGCCCGGTAGGGCGCGTGATGGTAGCCAGTGATTTCGATCACTGGACCTTGGCGCCCCATTTCATTCCCGTCCGGAGGACGGACGAACTTGGATGACCAGCCCTCGTCCGCCCTGCCGTGCGGTGAAGAAATGAGAGGCTCGCTATCCGGTGGTTGAAACCACCGGCAACCATCGTTGGCCCTCCGGGCCTTGGTGGCGCCCCTAAACCATGTGATCGGTGCAGGCGCTCCTGTGCAATACCAAACAGCTTCTTGAAAGCTAGCGCGGACGACGGGAGCGCTTGGCGAGGATGGGCAGCGCGAGCAGCAACGCGGCGGCGGGCTCGGGGATTGGGGTGATGGTGAAGTGAAATTCGCCGGAGGCTTCGCCGAAGATGCCGGGCGGCGTGGGGTCGATGTGATCGACGTTTGCCGAGTAGTGAAGCATGTACTGTCCACCGGCTGGAATGAATGCGCTGCCGGAAAGGTTAATGGTTCCAAAGGGCGGACCGACACCGACGTTTCCGCCAAACTCAAATTCGATGGCAATCGGGTCTTCCATCGCAAGGTCGATAACGGCCATCACGAATCCCGTTTGGCCGAGCGCGGCAGAAGGCCAGGCGTATTGCCAGTTGCCGGAGAAGGCGACGAGGGAATCGACCGACGGCGTGAGGAAAATGCGGCCGGAAGTCGTGGTCTGGCCGTCGAGCTGCGCCAAGTGATGCGTCGTGGTGATGTCGAAATGGGCCTCGTCGAGAAGCCAGGAAAAATCGTAATCCGCGTTCGTAATGGACCCCTGATATTTTGCTAGGTGCGAATCTTGAAATGGATTTTGGACAACCAGTGTGAAATCTTGTGCGACGCCGCCGTTCAGAGCGAAATCGGAAATGCCGGTACCAAAGGCCCACTCGGTAATAACCAAATCTGCATCAACTCGCGCGGCAGCTACCGATGCCAGGATGGCGGCAGTGGTCAGGATTGTCGGCAGGCGATTCATGCTGCGCGGCCCCCGGGGCGAAAAGGCTGGCGGCCCACGTTCATTGTACCGGCGGCGAGATCAGAATTCACCGGGGGGGGGGGGGGGC
Proteins encoded in this region:
- the rplS gene encoding 50S ribosomal protein L19 — its product is MRHKLIEAVEQGSLKKDPPQFEIGDTVSVGVRIVEGTKERTQPFIGVVIARQGRGMNETFTVRRIVNNEGVERIFPLQSPRIVGVEVTRHGKTRRGKLYYLRNRVGKARKLRERVSAGHGSDTAAAGAAAGPAPKSSTRETEVAVTV
- a CDS encoding sigma-70 family RNA polymerase sigma factor; its protein translation is MSRREDRSSMASDEHLLVEFLAGDEDAFQTLVERHSEELYRFIGRFIRDGAAAEDIAQETFIQVFHSAAGFDPSRRLRPWLYTIAANKARDYLRSRVRKKELPLSTGASSGDSDQVSYLDFFSDDSLSPGEVLEERETRQRVQEVVSRMPDNLREVLILGYYQRFPYKEIADILSIPLGTVKSRLHAAVTHFSAAYKKFEQESSPTRKER
- the rpsP gene encoding 30S ribosomal protein S16 is translated as MAVTLRLVRVGRRNRAFFRLRVSDSRHACSGRFIEELGFVDPIEPDAAKQVVLKKDRIEHWLSKGATTSPTVRALFKKNGVETPAKA
- a CDS encoding YraN family protein gives rise to the protein MSNSKKSLGAAGEKAAEKFLRAAGFRVLSRNYTCPAGELDLICLDGSTIVFVEVKTRASDDLADPETNITPAKMRKLTQVARAWLTAHRNPDCSYRFDAVSVVLGSDREPACRHIVEAFIPSR
- the trmD gene encoding tRNA (guanosine(37)-N1)-methyltransferase TrmD, with product MRIDVLTLFPEACRPFFSASVLGRACEAGLVTIECHNIRDYTSDPHKKVDDRPFGGGPGMVMMCQPVLDAIEAVTKLSPEPPQVVLLTPQGKRLDQKFARELSGAGRLILVAGHYEGFDERIRLLLSPLEISIGDYVLSGGEAAAMVVVDAVVRLVPGALGHDQSAVEESFSVPHPDERENGPEAGGPSLLEYPHYTRPREYRGLTVPDVLVSGDHEKVRAWRLAEALRRTAQRRPDLLNGSGGRQPRD
- a CDS encoding sigma 54-interacting transcriptional regulator translates to MSLQDSASYRSLSPRMTSALVEASAAINASLNLAEVLQAVAHKAAVVLRSEASSVLLLDKRRNRLVFMAAVGDRGPSLIGEEFDAGLGIAGKVAMTGKPVVVSDVRDHRDFFRGIDAKSSFQTRGLIAAPLIWKGDVIGVVEVLNKLGGTHFDDEDLALLQVFANLAASGAYNASQHQQVVKENRGLKETLKVSSPIIGNSASLKQVTDMVNRVAGSNATVLLLGETGTGKEVTARQVHAASPRSERPFIAINCAALPETLLESELFGHEKGAFTGAHAEKMGRFELADGGSLFLDEIGDISMSTQVKLLRVLQEREFVRVGGTKTISTDVRIIAATNRNLREAMEAGTFREDLYYRLNVFPINLPPLRARREDIPLLVDHFIQVSCVHLGCMKPTVSDEAMALLASYRWPGNIRELQNVIERSVLLADGATLVPAHLPREIIGDEPMAETPKCESSLWGYEKALIVKALRENGWNQSKAARSLGISRDNLRYRVKKFNIEKNSQ
- the ade gene encoding adenine deaminase gives rise to the protein MSDNRLAHLIDVAAGRAPADLVFTNASIVNVISHEIERGSLAIAGDRIVGIGDYDAERVIDLKGRFVCPGLIDAHVHIESSLLFVPQFAGIVSAHGTTAVVADPHEFANVMGIRGIETVLSWAGRVPIEVFVTLSSCVPASYLETAGANLTADDLRQLVNHPRVLGLAEMMNYPGVIAAQADVLRKISMIETGIIDGHAPSVNGRELTAYAVSGIMSDHECITAEEARAKLRSGLHVMIREGSQTRNLESLLSSVTPETADRFMFCTDDKDVRQLLDEGQIDHMIRKAIGLGLDPISAVRLGTYNAARYFNLRQMGAVLPGYYADLAIVEDLKSLRVLQTYHRGRLVAEDGRSLVAEAASLAEDVGRDTIRVHALTPEAFAIPCPVGATESNPPQIHVIQVLENRIDTERTIEPGKVEKGQIVADATRDLAKMVVIERHRASGEIGRAFVKGFGLRAGAIASSVAHDAHNIIVVGMSDADMSLAVTRLIELGGGLVATHEGRVLAEVPLPIAGLVSDEPAEVVSGRLHRIGEAVRELGCRLEQPFMALSFLSLSVIGKLKLTNQGLIDVEQFKVIPLIALG